Proteins encoded in a region of the Agarivorans sp. Alg241-V36 genome:
- a CDS encoding DMT family transporter: MELASIIRLLLLSAIWGSSFLFMRIAAPVLGPAMLIELRVGFAALFLLMVGYFLKKKLHLKQHWRHYFILGFFNSALPFLLLAYAAQTLSASLLSILNATAPIWGAIISALWLRQALPSKKVLGLAIGVVGVAILVGFDNASIEPGAKLAIAASIGAAVCYGIASSYAHSAKSVEPFANAHGGMWASTILVLPALLFFPVHETPSSNLLLSVVFLGVVCSGVAYLLYYRLISDVGASSALTVTFLIPIFGIFWGSVFLQESIGWSTVVGTMIILLGTALVTGFSPRQVFAARKSKSK, translated from the coding sequence ATGGAATTAGCTAGCATTATCCGCTTGTTACTGTTGTCGGCAATTTGGGGCAGTTCGTTTTTGTTTATGCGCATTGCTGCCCCGGTACTTGGCCCGGCAATGCTAATAGAATTGCGGGTAGGTTTTGCTGCTTTGTTTTTATTGATGGTGGGGTATTTCTTAAAAAAGAAGCTCCACCTTAAGCAGCATTGGCGGCACTATTTTATCTTGGGCTTTTTTAATTCTGCCTTGCCGTTTTTATTGTTGGCCTATGCGGCGCAAACCTTGTCGGCTTCATTACTGTCTATTCTTAATGCCACCGCCCCGATCTGGGGGGCTATAATCTCGGCCCTATGGCTGCGCCAAGCGCTGCCCAGCAAAAAGGTGCTAGGTTTAGCTATTGGCGTGGTGGGGGTTGCCATATTGGTTGGCTTTGACAATGCCAGCATTGAACCAGGGGCTAAGTTGGCCATTGCGGCCTCGATTGGTGCGGCGGTCTGTTATGGCATTGCCAGTAGCTATGCACATTCGGCTAAATCGGTAGAGCCTTTTGCTAATGCCCATGGCGGCATGTGGGCCTCCACCATTTTGGTGCTGCCAGCGCTATTGTTTTTTCCGGTGCATGAAACACCAAGCAGCAACTTGTTGCTATCGGTGGTGTTTTTAGGGGTGGTTTGTAGTGGTGTGGCTTACTTGCTTTACTACCGTTTAATTAGCGATGTAGGGGCTTCTTCGGCGCTTACCGTCACCTTTCTTATCCCCATTTTTGGCATTTTCTGGGGCAGTGTATTTCTGCAAGAAAGCATTGGCTGGAGCACCGTAGTGGGCACCATGATTATTTTGCTTGGCACCGCCTTAGTCACGGGCTTCTCTCCTCGACAAGTGTTTGCGGCGCGTAAGTCTAAATCGAAGTAA
- a CDS encoding class II 3-deoxy-7-phosphoheptulonate synthase, with product MTQWTPSSWRDKPVKQLPTYPDQEKLQQTEKYLADQPPLVFAGEARALREDLAKVAKGEAFLLQGGDCAESFDEFRTSHIRDTFKALMQMAVVLTFGGQKPVVKIGRIAGQFAKPRSEDMETINGESWPSYRGDIINAIDFNEKSRVPDPQRMIEAYNQSTSTLNLLRAFAQGGLADLNQVHKWNLDFIKKSPLGERYEALAGSIEESLAFMSACGINPATAPQLRETNLYTSHEALLLPYEQALTRCDSLTGKWYDCSAHMLWIGDRTRQIDHAHIEFLRGVENAIGLKAGPTTDPEELLRIIDIINPNNEAGRLNLIVRMGADKVADHLPNLIKAVEREGKNVVWSSDPMHGNTIKAPNGYKTRRVDDVLREVQQFFQIHKAEGTYAGGVHFEMTGRNVTECVGGAFQITEHDLAQRYHTYCDPRLNADQALELAFLIADHIKAAR from the coding sequence ATGACGCAATGGACACCCTCAAGCTGGAGAGACAAACCAGTAAAACAATTACCTACTTACCCTGATCAAGAAAAGCTTCAACAAACCGAGAAGTATTTGGCTGATCAGCCGCCGCTAGTTTTTGCTGGTGAAGCACGCGCTTTACGTGAAGACCTAGCCAAAGTAGCCAAGGGTGAAGCATTTTTACTACAAGGTGGTGATTGTGCTGAGAGTTTTGATGAGTTCCGTACTAGTCATATTCGCGATACCTTTAAAGCACTAATGCAGATGGCAGTAGTATTAACCTTTGGTGGTCAAAAACCAGTGGTTAAAATTGGTCGTATTGCTGGCCAGTTTGCTAAGCCTCGCAGTGAAGACATGGAAACCATTAATGGTGAAAGCTGGCCTTCTTACCGTGGTGACATCATCAACGCCATCGACTTTAATGAGAAAAGTCGTGTGCCAGATCCGCAGCGTATGATCGAGGCTTACAACCAATCTACGTCAACGCTAAACTTGTTGCGTGCTTTTGCTCAAGGCGGCTTAGCAGATTTAAACCAAGTTCATAAGTGGAACTTAGACTTCATTAAGAAGAGCCCGCTGGGTGAGCGTTACGAAGCCTTAGCAGGCAGCATTGAAGAATCACTGGCCTTTATGAGCGCTTGTGGCATTAACCCCGCTACTGCGCCTCAGCTGCGTGAAACTAACTTATATACTTCTCACGAAGCCTTGTTGCTTCCTTACGAGCAAGCTTTAACTCGCTGTGACAGTTTAACCGGCAAGTGGTATGACTGTTCGGCACACATGTTATGGATTGGCGATCGTACTCGTCAGATTGACCATGCACACATCGAGTTCCTACGTGGCGTAGAAAATGCGATTGGCTTAAAAGCCGGTCCAACTACCGATCCTGAAGAGCTGTTGCGCATTATCGACATCATTAACCCGAACAACGAAGCGGGCCGTTTAAACCTAATCGTACGTATGGGCGCAGATAAAGTTGCTGATCACTTACCTAACTTGATTAAGGCGGTTGAGCGCGAAGGTAAAAACGTGGTGTGGAGTTCAGATCCAATGCACGGCAATACCATTAAAGCGCCAAATGGTTACAAAACGCGCCGCGTAGACGACGTACTTCGCGAAGTTCAGCAGTTCTTCCAAATTCATAAAGCCGAAGGCACCTACGCCGGTGGTGTTCACTTTGAAATGACTGGCCGTAACGTGACCGAGTGTGTTGGTGGAGCTTTCCAAATCACCGAGCATGATTTAGCCCAGCGCTACCATACTTACTGTGACCCACGCTTAAACGCTGACCAAGCATTGGAACTTGCCTTCCTCATTGCTGATCACATTAAAGCAGCACGCTAA
- a CDS encoding LacI family DNA-binding transcriptional regulator yields MKQASATLKDVAKAAGVSHQTVARVVRKSPKVAEKTRIKVEKAIADSGYLPNRMAQLLARRQSLTLGFVSIDISLHAISKIAEGIRKEASKQGFTLSISTMNELDPDACNQAIDELLALQVDGLIINTSVTHTMIEQILERGNLPPCIFIDFDKTSEALQVSHDQVGGASLAAQHLIDLGHRKIALINGAEDTCVANWRETGWLNTLAKAGLKPVHKIHGKWNARSGYRATLDLLDEGHDFTAILVANDEMCLGVLRALNERHIKVPEDISVVGFDNHEDSEFYNPPLTTVAQDCLELGEQSVSLLMQQMKEQAPEQVRVLLPTQLVSRQSTGPVKPKRPS; encoded by the coding sequence ATGAAACAAGCATCAGCAACCTTAAAAGACGTAGCCAAAGCAGCTGGAGTTTCTCACCAAACGGTAGCCCGTGTGGTAAGGAAATCACCCAAAGTTGCTGAAAAGACACGCATTAAAGTAGAGAAAGCAATTGCCGACTCGGGATACCTGCCAAATCGCATGGCCCAACTACTGGCTCGCCGACAATCTCTCACCTTAGGGTTTGTATCGATTGATATCTCATTGCACGCTATTTCCAAAATTGCCGAGGGCATTCGTAAAGAAGCTTCTAAACAAGGTTTTACCCTATCTATTTCAACCATGAACGAGTTGGATCCCGACGCTTGTAATCAAGCAATTGATGAGCTCTTAGCCTTGCAGGTAGATGGTTTGATTATAAATACCTCGGTCACTCACACCATGATTGAGCAGATTTTGGAGCGTGGAAACTTACCGCCGTGTATCTTCATCGACTTTGACAAAACCAGCGAAGCTTTGCAGGTTTCTCACGATCAAGTAGGCGGAGCAAGCCTCGCCGCGCAACACCTTATCGATTTAGGCCACCGTAAAATTGCCCTAATAAATGGCGCCGAAGATACTTGTGTTGCTAATTGGCGAGAGACCGGTTGGCTGAACACTTTAGCAAAAGCGGGGCTTAAACCGGTGCACAAAATCCATGGAAAATGGAACGCCCGCAGTGGATATCGAGCTACTTTAGATTTGTTAGATGAAGGCCACGACTTTACTGCCATTTTGGTGGCTAATGACGAGATGTGCTTAGGGGTATTAAGAGCCTTGAACGAACGCCATATTAAGGTGCCAGAAGACATCTCTGTGGTAGGTTTTGATAACCACGAAGACAGCGAGTTTTATAATCCACCACTTACTACCGTGGCGCAAGACTGCCTAGAGCTAGGCGAACAATCGGTGAGTTTATTGATGCAGCAAATGAAAGAACAAGCACCAGAGCAAGTGCGCGTGCTGCTACCCACCCAACTAGTCTCACGCCAGAGCACCGGCCCGGTAAAGCCTAAACGCCCTTCCTAA
- a CDS encoding DUF1349 domain-containing protein, translating to MKDFSQGQWLNPPKQFVLDENRLVLETEPNTDFWQRSYYGFRNDNAPALLIERADNFSLSIKVSFNYQAQFDQAGVIIYLNDENWFKASIEYETPSLSRLGSVVTNLGYSDWATTDIATPQHIWYRLSRRGPDFLIEYAKDGVNYQQMRIFHLHQLGETGAEQSDPPAAASCSVKVGLYACSPLQSSFKAQFEHLKIGACEWRAHPL from the coding sequence ATGAAAGATTTTTCACAAGGACAATGGCTTAATCCACCTAAGCAATTTGTTTTAGATGAAAACCGGCTAGTGCTTGAGACTGAACCCAATACTGATTTTTGGCAGCGCTCTTATTATGGTTTTCGTAATGACAATGCGCCCGCCCTGCTGATTGAACGAGCGGATAACTTTAGTTTGAGTATCAAGGTCAGTTTTAACTATCAAGCTCAGTTTGATCAAGCTGGGGTGATTATTTACCTAAACGATGAAAACTGGTTTAAAGCATCGATTGAGTATGAAACGCCCAGCCTATCGCGCTTAGGTTCGGTGGTTACAAACTTAGGTTATTCTGATTGGGCAACTACCGATATCGCGACCCCGCAGCATATTTGGTATCGGCTAAGTCGTCGTGGTCCCGACTTTTTGATTGAGTACGCGAAAGATGGGGTTAACTACCAACAAATGCGGATTTTCCATTTACACCAGCTTGGAGAAACCGGCGCGGAGCAGAGTGATCCTCCTGCTGCCGCAAGTTGTTCTGTCAAAGTAGGTTTATATGCCTGTAGCCCTTTGCAATCATCGTTTAAGGCTCAGTTCGAGCACTTAAAAATTGGCGCTTGTGAGTGGCGCGCTCACCCACTGTAA
- a CDS encoding GNAT family N-acetyltransferase gives MDQHSYLIETELSGKDVVLTPLLRSHRDALLSAEADGNLSELWYTSVPNASNIDSYLDNALLQKQQGLALPFVVLDKHSNKLIGATRYCNADGLNKRLEIGYTWYGKSYQRSAVNTQCKLLLLSYAFEQLGSIAVEFRTHWHNQASRAAIARLGAKQDGVLRNHSVDDQGCYRDTVVFSITNHEWPTVKRSLQHKLARYPSQV, from the coding sequence ATGGATCAGCATTCTTATTTAATTGAGACTGAGCTAAGCGGCAAGGATGTGGTGCTTACGCCTTTGTTACGTAGTCACAGAGATGCTTTGTTAAGCGCCGAAGCCGACGGCAACTTGAGTGAGTTGTGGTATACCAGCGTTCCCAATGCCAGCAATATCGACAGCTATTTAGATAATGCCTTATTGCAAAAGCAGCAAGGGCTGGCTTTGCCTTTTGTAGTGCTGGATAAACACAGTAATAAATTGATTGGTGCCACCCGTTATTGCAATGCCGATGGGCTGAACAAACGTTTAGAAATTGGTTATACCTGGTATGGCAAAAGCTACCAGCGCTCGGCAGTGAATACTCAATGTAAATTGCTGTTGTTAAGCTATGCTTTTGAGCAACTTGGCTCTATCGCGGTAGAGTTTAGAACCCACTGGCACAATCAAGCTTCCCGAGCGGCCATTGCTCGTTTAGGTGCCAAGCAGGATGGGGTGCTGCGCAATCATAGTGTCGATGATCAAGGTTGCTACCGCGACACCGTAGTATTCTCAATTACTAATCATGAGTGGCCCACTGTGAAGCGCAGCTTGCAGCACAAACTGGCGCGTTATCCGTCACAGGTTTAG
- a CDS encoding GlsB/YeaQ/YmgE family stress response membrane protein, with the protein MGIIIWLLIGAVAGWLAGNIMKGGGFGVLGNIVVGIVGSVIGGFVFGLLGFGSTSMLGSLITAVVGAVILLYIVSIVKK; encoded by the coding sequence ATGGGCATTATTATTTGGTTATTGATTGGCGCTGTTGCAGGTTGGCTAGCGGGCAACATTATGAAAGGAGGCGGTTTTGGTGTTCTAGGCAATATTGTGGTGGGTATTGTTGGCTCGGTCATTGGCGGCTTTGTATTTGGGCTACTGGGCTTTGGCAGTACCAGCATGTTGGGTTCGCTGATTACCGCAGTAGTGGGCGCAGTGATATTGCTCTACATCGTTAGTATTGTGAAAAAATAA
- a CDS encoding carbohydrate ABC transporter permease → MNKLTKSHIIAYFIVGMGSIIMLAPFYFMFVFATHTNSSILSVPPPVWFGGEFVNNVGILLDALPYFWHNIGLSFYVALITTILNLFFCSLAGYAFAMFEFRGRNIMFILIMGTMLLPPFLGMIPTALIMSKLEWMNQPRALYIPMACGAMGIFMMRQFISSAIPKELIEAARMDGCNEFAIYWRVVVPLITPAFGTLGLITFIGQWNNFMGPLVVMNDMKMFTVPLALRALQGTGQVPWGAICAGAAIAVVPLMILFVMTSRKLIDGLTAGAVKG, encoded by the coding sequence ATGAATAAATTAACTAAAAGCCATATCATTGCTTATTTCATCGTGGGGATGGGCTCAATCATCATGTTGGCCCCGTTCTACTTCATGTTTGTATTTGCAACGCATACCAACTCGTCGATTTTGTCGGTGCCACCCCCAGTGTGGTTTGGTGGAGAGTTCGTTAACAACGTAGGCATTTTGTTAGACGCACTACCGTACTTTTGGCACAACATTGGTCTAAGTTTTTACGTAGCTCTAATTACTACGATATTGAACTTGTTCTTCTGTTCGTTGGCTGGCTACGCATTTGCGATGTTTGAGTTCAGAGGCCGTAACATCATGTTCATTTTGATTATGGGCACTATGTTATTACCACCGTTCTTAGGCATGATTCCAACCGCTTTGATTATGTCTAAGCTGGAATGGATGAACCAACCACGTGCGCTTTACATTCCAATGGCTTGTGGTGCAATGGGTATCTTTATGATGCGTCAGTTTATCTCAAGTGCGATTCCAAAAGAGCTGATCGAAGCAGCGCGTATGGATGGTTGTAACGAGTTTGCTATTTACTGGCGTGTAGTGGTGCCGCTAATTACACCAGCCTTTGGTACGCTTGGTCTGATTACCTTTATTGGTCAGTGGAACAACTTCATGGGCCCATTGGTTGTAATGAACGACATGAAGATGTTTACCGTGCCGCTAGCATTACGTGCTCTACAAGGTACTGGTCAGGTACCATGGGGTGCAATTTGTGCCGGTGCAGCTATTGCGGTAGTACCACTAATGATCTTGTTTGTGATGACTTCTCGTAAGTTGATTGACGGCCTAACAGCGGGTGCTGTTAAAGGTTAA
- a CDS encoding carbohydrate ABC transporter permease yields MSSVESAVRPPVVKIRKRTLKQRLNASGYKWAPYVFVSPFFVIFAVFGLFPLLFSLFLSFHYWEPAAGLGAMEWVGIENFTFTLTDDWFQTSVYNTIWIALAAGIPQHVVAIPLAYFLHTSFKRSRNTVVGMYFLPFITSSVAISLVFTTLFSRDFGMINMLFTSAGNWTVGDIQPLAWLFPTANIDWARPEYTKTMIAFVVFWRYVGWNTVLYLSAMQTIPKDLYEAATVDGAKRWQQFWYITVPMLKPMMFFAVTLTIIGNLQLFEEPFIITGGTGGIEQAGKTAAMHMYITAFVEGDFGTASAVSWILFALIAFLTWGNNKLLGEKK; encoded by the coding sequence ATGTCTTCTGTCGAGTCTGCCGTAAGACCACCAGTAGTTAAAATTAGAAAGCGGACCCTAAAGCAGCGACTAAATGCTAGTGGCTACAAGTGGGCTCCTTACGTATTTGTCAGTCCATTCTTTGTTATTTTTGCTGTGTTTGGGTTATTTCCTCTACTGTTTTCTTTATTTCTATCGTTTCATTACTGGGAACCGGCCGCTGGTTTAGGCGCCATGGAATGGGTAGGTATCGAGAACTTTACCTTTACCTTAACCGATGATTGGTTCCAAACATCTGTTTACAACACTATTTGGATCGCCTTAGCTGCGGGTATTCCCCAGCACGTGGTGGCTATTCCATTAGCGTATTTCTTACATACCAGCTTTAAACGCAGCCGTAACACGGTAGTGGGTATGTACTTTTTGCCTTTCATTACCTCGTCGGTGGCGATTTCACTGGTATTCACTACCTTGTTCTCGCGTGACTTCGGCATGATTAACATGCTGTTCACCTCGGCGGGTAACTGGACAGTTGGCGACATTCAACCCCTGGCTTGGTTATTCCCAACTGCCAATATTGATTGGGCTCGTCCTGAATACACTAAAACCATGATTGCTTTCGTCGTGTTCTGGCGCTACGTGGGGTGGAACACCGTATTGTACTTATCTGCAATGCAAACCATTCCAAAAGATTTATACGAAGCCGCTACTGTAGATGGCGCTAAACGTTGGCAGCAATTCTGGTACATCACTGTGCCTATGCTTAAGCCGATGATGTTCTTCGCGGTAACCTTAACCATTATTGGTAACCTGCAGTTGTTTGAAGAACCGTTCATTATTACCGGTGGTACCGGTGGTATTGAGCAAGCAGGTAAAACTGCCGCAATGCACATGTACATTACCGCATTCGTAGAGGGTGACTTTGGTACTGCATCAGCTGTCTCTTGGATTCTGTTTGCTTTGATTGCCTTCCTCACCTGGGGTAACAACAAATTGCTCGGTGAGAAGAAGTAG
- a CDS encoding ABC transporter substrate-binding protein, whose translation MFNKKKLGTVALALGTTLALTATSAWAKTTLTVASFPSFDQAVNSAIPLYKKLHPEVEIKLVSLAYGDHHNAMTTALATGGNLPDVMGIEYGYIGRFAASGGLEDLRAAPYSAEQYEKLFSKFTVPLATGGSGTLAAIPADIGPGALFYREDILEKAGVTKEDLTKDWDSYIAAGKKIKEATGSYLVSSATDIKDIVIRSGLKDGQGIYFDADNSITVESDRFKEAFRLAKAVREAGIDAQVGAWSSEWTEGLRRGTIASQMMGAWLGGHLNGWIAPDSKGLWRSSHLPAGAYASWGGSFYGIPKKAKNKEAAWEFIKFMTLNKEMQIAAFRDLDAFPALVEAQNDDFVNQPIEYLGGQVARVQWKEAADRIPAMDVHKHDPVAEQIVNDALEAVLERDADIDTVLADAAKQIKRRARR comes from the coding sequence ACCAAGCGGTAAACTCAGCAATTCCGCTATACAAGAAGCTTCACCCAGAAGTAGAAATTAAATTGGTTTCTCTTGCATATGGTGACCACCACAATGCAATGACTACTGCTCTTGCGACTGGCGGTAACCTGCCTGACGTAATGGGTATTGAATATGGCTACATTGGCCGCTTTGCTGCTTCTGGTGGCTTAGAAGATCTGCGTGCCGCTCCTTACAGCGCAGAGCAATACGAAAAACTATTCTCTAAGTTCACTGTTCCACTAGCTACCGGTGGTAGTGGTACTTTGGCTGCTATCCCTGCCGATATTGGCCCGGGTGCATTGTTTTACCGTGAAGATATTTTAGAAAAAGCGGGCGTAACTAAAGAAGACCTAACTAAAGACTGGGATTCTTACATCGCTGCTGGTAAGAAAATTAAAGAAGCTACAGGCTCTTACCTAGTATCAAGTGCTACCGACATCAAAGACATTGTAATTCGCAGTGGCTTAAAAGATGGCCAAGGTATCTACTTTGATGCAGATAACAGCATCACAGTTGAGTCAGATCGCTTTAAAGAAGCTTTCCGTTTAGCTAAAGCTGTTCGTGAAGCGGGTATCGATGCTCAAGTTGGCGCATGGAGCTCTGAGTGGACTGAAGGTCTACGTCGCGGCACTATCGCTTCACAAATGATGGGTGCTTGGTTAGGCGGTCACTTAAATGGTTGGATTGCCCCAGACAGTAAAGGTCTATGGCGTTCATCTCACCTACCTGCTGGCGCATACGCGAGCTGGGGTGGTTCGTTCTACGGTATTCCTAAGAAAGCTAAAAACAAAGAAGCGGCTTGGGAGTTCATTAAGTTCATGACGCTAAACAAAGAAATGCAAATTGCTGCATTCCGTGATTTAGACGCTTTCCCTGCTCTTGTAGAAGCTCAAAACGATGATTTCGTTAATCAACCAATTGAGTACTTAGGCGGCCAAGTGGCTCGCGTTCAGTGGAAAGAAGCTGCTGACCGTATTCCAGCAATGGACGTACACAAGCATGACCCAGTTGCTGAGCAAATCGTAAACGATGCTTTAGAAGCTGTACTAGAGCGTGATGCTGACATTGACACTGTGTTAGCGGATGCTGCGAAACAAATCAAACGTCGCGCTAGACGTTAA